Proteins from a genomic interval of Actinoalloteichus hymeniacidonis:
- a CDS encoding DNA polymerase IV, translating to MDAFFSGVEQLTRPTLRGRAVLVGGAGPRGTVAGASYEARRHGARSAMPMAQARRLCPIATVLPPRFVVYSRASERVFDLLRQFSPVLERISLDEAFTEPPALQGARPDEVTAAVIALRERIRTELGLVASVGAATGKTMAKIASDLAKPDGQLVVPPGSEPATLRNLPVRALWGIGPVSEEKLHRIGVRTLGEFAALSRRDAAGLLGQAIGTELHRLAQGQDGRPVAERSENKQVSAETTFEQDLTDPQRLATEVRLMAESAYHRLIAAHRAARTVRVKVRDADFVTISRSETVQAATTDRTVLTAMAQRLIRAAVPPGTKVRLVGVSLGGLSRGEQEPLFESTTDLPRRAAEVDPSYDGVATQAVVAEAIEQEPEPTPQDPTASDGTEGPDADGTPRWRAGHDVAHPEFGHGWVQGAGVGRVTVRFETQATGPGRTQTFAMTDPLLTEADPLDSLGPAFHRPDSQGH from the coding sequence ATGGACGCGTTCTTCTCCGGCGTCGAGCAACTCACCCGGCCCACGCTGCGGGGCCGGGCCGTGCTCGTCGGTGGGGCCGGGCCACGCGGCACCGTCGCCGGGGCCAGCTACGAGGCCCGTCGTCACGGCGCTCGTTCGGCGATGCCGATGGCCCAGGCCCGCAGGCTCTGCCCGATCGCCACCGTCCTACCGCCGAGGTTCGTCGTCTACAGCAGGGCCAGCGAGCGGGTCTTCGACCTGCTCCGCCAGTTCTCGCCGGTCCTGGAACGGATCTCGCTCGACGAGGCCTTCACCGAACCCCCCGCGCTGCAGGGCGCGAGGCCGGACGAGGTGACGGCAGCGGTGATCGCCCTGCGCGAGCGGATTCGAACCGAGCTGGGCCTGGTGGCGTCCGTGGGGGCGGCCACCGGCAAGACCATGGCCAAGATCGCCTCCGACCTGGCCAAACCGGATGGCCAACTCGTCGTGCCGCCCGGCAGCGAACCCGCCACGCTGCGGAATCTGCCGGTGCGGGCGCTCTGGGGGATCGGTCCGGTGTCCGAGGAGAAACTCCACCGCATCGGGGTCCGGACGCTCGGCGAGTTCGCCGCCCTGAGTCGCCGGGACGCGGCGGGCCTGCTCGGGCAGGCGATCGGCACCGAACTGCATCGCCTCGCTCAAGGCCAGGATGGCAGACCCGTGGCGGAGCGGTCCGAGAACAAGCAGGTCAGCGCGGAGACGACCTTCGAGCAGGACCTGACCGATCCGCAACGACTGGCCACCGAGGTGCGACTGATGGCCGAATCTGCGTATCACCGACTGATCGCCGCGCACCGGGCGGCGCGCACGGTGCGGGTCAAGGTGCGGGACGCCGACTTCGTCACGATCAGCCGGTCGGAGACCGTCCAGGCGGCCACCACGGACCGAACTGTCCTCACCGCCATGGCACAACGGCTCATCCGGGCGGCGGTGCCGCCGGGAACCAAGGTGCGGTTGGTGGGGGTCTCACTGGGCGGACTCAGCAGGGGCGAGCAGGAACCGCTGTTCGAGTCGACGACCGATCTTCCTCGCCGGGCAGCCGAGGTCGATCCGTCTTACGACGGCGTCGCCACGCAGGCCGTCGTAGCGGAGGCGATCGAGCAGGAACCCGAGCCGACGCCGCAGGATCCCACCGCCTCGGACGGCACCGAGGGCCCCGACGCGGACGGCACCCCGAGGTGGCGTGCGGGCCACGATGTCGCCCATCCGGAGTTCGGCCACGGCTGGGTACAGGGCGCAGGCGTCGGCCGGGTCACGGTGCGTTTCGAGACCCAGGCGACCGGGCCCGGCCGGACCCAGACCTTCGCGATGACCGATCCGCTGCTCACCGAGGCCGACCCGCTCGACAGCCTCGGCCCCGCCTTCCACCGCCCGGACAGCCAGGGGCACTAG
- the meaB gene encoding methylmalonyl Co-A mutase-associated GTPase MeaB, translating to MAAEMTVSELVRRARDGQARALGRLISLVEDGSPRLAEVAAELAPHTGGAQVVGLTGPPGVGKSTSTSALVKALRASGRRVGVLAVDPSSPFSGGALLGDRVRMQEHATDDGVFIRSMATRGHLGGLAWSTPQALRVLDAAGFDIVLIETVGVGQSEVDVVSLADTTLVLLAPGMGDGIQAAKAGILEVADVFVVNKADREGADQTVRELKYMISLGRREKGPSWRTPIVRTVAARSEGVDELVQAVTDHRDWLIEHGELDARRVQRAENEIQAVVAARLRAEMGELRGGATLAGLAREIVDGRSDPYRAAEQLLADLRS from the coding sequence ATGGCAGCCGAGATGACGGTGTCCGAGCTGGTCCGGCGGGCCAGGGACGGGCAGGCTCGTGCGTTGGGCAGGCTGATCTCGCTGGTGGAGGACGGCAGTCCCCGGCTGGCCGAGGTGGCCGCCGAACTCGCCCCGCACACCGGGGGAGCACAGGTCGTCGGACTCACCGGACCGCCCGGCGTCGGCAAGTCCACCTCGACGTCGGCACTGGTCAAGGCGTTGCGGGCCAGCGGACGGCGGGTCGGGGTCCTCGCGGTCGACCCGTCCTCGCCGTTCTCGGGCGGTGCACTGCTCGGCGACCGGGTGCGTATGCAGGAACACGCCACCGACGACGGCGTGTTCATCCGCTCGATGGCCACCAGGGGGCATCTCGGCGGGCTGGCCTGGTCGACCCCGCAGGCGCTTCGGGTGCTCGATGCGGCGGGCTTCGACATCGTGTTGATCGAGACCGTCGGGGTCGGGCAGTCCGAGGTGGATGTCGTCTCGCTGGCCGACACCACGCTGGTGCTGCTCGCTCCCGGCATGGGGGACGGCATCCAGGCCGCCAAGGCGGGCATCCTCGAGGTCGCCGACGTGTTCGTGGTCAACAAGGCCGACCGTGAGGGCGCCGATCAGACGGTGCGCGAGCTGAAGTACATGATCTCCCTCGGTAGACGCGAGAAGGGGCCGAGCTGGCGGACGCCGATCGTCCGGACCGTGGCGGCCAGATCGGAGGGGGTGGACGAGCTGGTGCAGGCGGTCACCGATCATCGGGACTGGCTGATCGAGCACGGGGAGCTGGACGCCCGACGGGTGCAACGCGCCGAGAACGAGATCCAGGCGGTGGTGGCCGCGCGGCTGCGAGCCGAGATGGGCGAGCTGCGGGGCGGGGCGACTCTGGCGGGCCTGGCGCGGGAGATCGTCGACGGGCGCAGCGATCCCTATCGCGCCGCCGAACAGCTGTTGGCCGACCTTCGTTCCTGA